A stretch of the Coprobacillus cateniformis genome encodes the following:
- a CDS encoding methyltransferase domain-containing protein: MDFATNIKNNEQIRESLIGLKLQVQKEASIQNDTELKDKLIHLLNDEDPKVRKNSAVLLGHYPGTVDILLEAYKHEKTDYVKDAYLKGMSMQDCRLYFRDLQMIQSHLMNLEDTTPKHVQAQLKILNPLILKNQIHKKKIIKLKHTPVDVILTSLPYYQFVLFADVLHLRYKPVSQGVLVRTDSIYDLLPIRTYKDMLIPLQGASGLDMSLETIMNGFERCNIEDIFDRLYDDHSVFYFRVVDAMREKKPQLIKKISEKLFELYPQKLLNATENYDIEIVIKEVQRGKVNAYLRLIHLNNPRFQYRREVSATSMQSYVAATMVQLAKPYMIEDAKVLDPFVGTGTLLIERCFAKSAHFVMGIDVYGQGIESARKNAKLAGQNIYFVHKDSLRFVNNEMFDEIITDMPTFAQMKDQEQLQNLYDRFFERIRRLVKPGGYVFLYTSEISLVRKNLRLQEGYLSLEEHYEVPRGKNMFYFFIIKVK, encoded by the coding sequence ATGGATTTTGCAACAAATATTAAAAACAATGAACAAATTAGAGAATCTTTAATAGGATTAAAATTACAAGTACAAAAAGAAGCATCAATTCAAAATGATACTGAATTAAAAGATAAACTTATTCATTTATTAAATGATGAAGATCCAAAAGTTAGAAAGAACAGTGCTGTCTTATTAGGACATTATCCAGGTACTGTAGATATTCTATTAGAAGCTTATAAACATGAGAAAACAGATTACGTCAAAGATGCTTATTTAAAAGGGATGAGTATGCAGGATTGTCGCCTGTATTTTCGTGATTTGCAAATGATTCAAAGTCATTTGATGAATTTAGAAGATACAACTCCAAAACATGTTCAAGCTCAGTTAAAGATTTTAAATCCTTTAATTCTGAAAAATCAAATTCATAAAAAGAAAATTATTAAATTAAAACATACACCTGTAGATGTTATATTAACTTCTCTTCCTTATTATCAATTTGTATTATTTGCTGATGTTTTACATTTAAGATATAAACCTGTATCACAAGGTGTCTTGGTGAGAACTGATTCTATTTATGATCTCTTGCCAATTCGTACTTATAAAGATATGTTAATTCCTTTGCAGGGTGCTTCTGGTTTAGATATGTCATTAGAAACAATTATGAATGGTTTTGAAAGATGTAATATTGAAGATATCTTTGATAGATTATATGATGATCATTCTGTTTTCTATTTTAGAGTTGTTGATGCTATGCGTGAAAAGAAACCTCAATTGATTAAAAAGATATCAGAAAAGCTATTTGAACTTTACCCTCAGAAATTGTTGAATGCTACTGAAAATTATGATATAGAAATTGTCATTAAGGAAGTACAAAGAGGAAAAGTCAATGCTTATTTGAGATTAATACATTTGAACAATCCTCGTTTTCAGTATCGTAGAGAGGTGAGTGCAACATCTATGCAATCTTATGTTGCGGCTACAATGGTTCAATTAGCGAAACCATATATGATAGAGGATGCAAAGGTTTTAGATCCTTTTGTCGGAACAGGAACTTTATTAATTGAGCGTTGTTTTGCAAAGTCAGCTCATTTTGTTATGGGAATTGATGTTTATGGGCAAGGAATAGAATCGGCAAGAAAGAATGCGAAATTAGCTGGTCAGAATATTTATTTTGTTCATAAAGATTCATTGCGTTTTGTGAATAATGAGATGTTTGATGAAATCATAACTGATATGCCTACATTTGCTCAAATGAAAGATCAAGAACAATTACAAAATCTATATGATCGATTCTTTGAACGTATTCGTCGTTTGGTCAAACCTGGAGGCTATGTTTTCTTATATACAAGTGAAATATCGCTTGTGAGAAAGAATTTAAGATTACAGGAAGGTTATCTTTCTTTAGAGGAACATTATGAAGTTCCTAGAGGAAAGAACATGTTTTATTTCTTTATTATTAAAGTTAAGTAA
- a CDS encoding GIY-YIG nuclease family protein codes for MYYVYMLRCKDNSLYTGITTDIRRRYQEHLNQGKKSAKYTRVHGVLQIEAYWSCQDRRVASQLEYWLKTLDKSQKEQIIFDNQYISVYLQEKIDIAVYKRQYDFISHKVMIK; via the coding sequence ATGTATTATGTATATATGTTAAGATGTAAAGATAATAGTTTATATACTGGTATAACAACAGATATAAGAAGACGTTATCAGGAACATTTGAATCAAGGGAAGAAATCAGCTAAATATACAAGAGTTCATGGTGTTTTACAGATTGAAGCTTATTGGAGTTGTCAAGATCGCAGGGTAGCATCGCAGTTAGAATACTGGTTAAAAACGCTTGATAAGTCCCAGAAAGAACAGATTATTTTTGATAATCAGTATATATCTGTTTATTTACAAGAGAAAATTGACATAGCAGTGTACAAGCGTCAATATGATTTTATTTCACATAAAGTTATGATAAAATAA
- a CDS encoding MerR family transcriptional regulator produces the protein MIELTIKEVSTMYNISADTLRYYEKIGLIDPVKRNENGIRDYKEIDLKRIQFLKCMRLSGLSIDMLLQYIELLHQGEHTIPQRKEILMKQREVILLKMKELQETLEHLNKKIETYDDVLLEIEKTMS, from the coding sequence ATGATTGAATTGACAATTAAGGAAGTCAGTACAATGTATAATATTTCAGCAGATACTTTACGTTATTATGAAAAGATAGGACTTATTGATCCAGTTAAACGTAATGAAAATGGTATTCGTGATTATAAGGAAATAGATTTAAAAAGAATTCAGTTTTTAAAATGTATGCGTTTATCTGGCTTGAGCATTGATATGTTATTACAATATATAGAATTACTTCATCAAGGGGAGCACACGATTCCACAAAGAAAAGAAATTCTAATGAAACAGCGTGAAGTCATCTTATTAAAAATGAAAGAACTTCAAGAGACTTTAGAGCATTTAAATAAAAAGATTGAAACATATGATGATGTTTTATTAGAAATAGAGAAAACAATGTCTTAG
- a CDS encoding aldo/keto reductase, whose translation MEKVILGRTGICVQKNGFGALPVQRVSLNEAKIILRKAYENGIQFFDSARAYSDSEEKIGLALSDVRENIYISTKTMATTVQAFWEDLETSLKMLKTDYIDIYQFHNPSFCPKPGDGTGLYEAMLEAKSQGKIHYIGLTNHGWEVAKEAIESDLYDTLQFPFSYLASEKEEELVRLCEEHNVGFICMKALSGGLITRSDIAYAYLLQYKNALPIWGIQKESELDEFISYQKQAPVLTKDIEEIIQHDRKELAGQFCRGCGYCMPCPQGIIINQCARMSLMLRRAPAENWLLEKWQAEMNKIKDCIHCGKCMTHCPYGLNTPELLQKNYEDYQTFL comes from the coding sequence ATGGAAAAAGTTATATTGGGGAGAACGGGTATATGTGTTCAAAAAAATGGTTTTGGAGCATTACCAGTTCAACGTGTATCACTAAATGAAGCAAAAATCATTTTGCGTAAAGCTTATGAAAATGGCATTCAATTTTTTGATTCAGCAAGAGCTTATAGTGACAGTGAAGAAAAAATTGGTTTGGCATTAAGTGATGTGAGAGAAAATATTTATATATCAACCAAAACAATGGCAACGACTGTTCAAGCTTTTTGGGAAGATTTAGAAACAAGTTTAAAAATGTTAAAGACAGATTATATTGATATTTATCAATTTCATAATCCATCTTTTTGTCCTAAACCAGGAGATGGAACGGGTTTGTATGAAGCAATGCTAGAAGCTAAAAGTCAAGGAAAAATTCATTATATTGGTTTAACAAATCATGGCTGGGAGGTTGCAAAGGAAGCTATTGAATCTGATTTGTATGATACACTACAGTTTCCATTTAGTTATTTAGCAAGTGAAAAGGAAGAAGAACTGGTTCGCCTTTGTGAAGAACATAATGTAGGTTTTATATGTATGAAGGCTTTATCAGGAGGGTTAATTACAAGAAGTGATATTGCTTATGCTTATTTGTTACAATATAAAAATGCACTACCAATATGGGGAATTCAAAAAGAAAGTGAACTTGATGAATTTATCTCTTATCAAAAGCAAGCACCAGTTTTAACGAAAGACATTGAAGAGATTATTCAACATGATCGAAAAGAATTGGCTGGTCAGTTCTGCCGTGGTTGTGGATATTGTATGCCTTGCCCACAAGGTATTATCATTAATCAATGTGCTCGTATGTCCTTAATGTTAAGAAGAGCACCTGCTGAAAACTGGCTCTTAGAAAAATGGCAAGCTGAAATGAATAAAATTAAAGACTGTATACATTGTGGGAAGTGTATGACTCATTGTCCCTATGGTTTAAATACACCAGAACTCTTACAAAAAAATTATGAAGATTATCAAACTTTTCTATGA